One Triticum dicoccoides isolate Atlit2015 ecotype Zavitan chromosome 4B, WEW_v2.0, whole genome shotgun sequence genomic window carries:
- the LOC119296057 gene encoding DNA repair protein RAD51 homolog A-like has translation MMIGTRFALMIVDSATVLYIIDFSGRGELSARQMQRAKFLWSLQKLADESGVAVVITNQVEAQVDGSAMFAGPQVNPIGGNIMAHASTTRLALRKGRGEE, from the exons ATGATGATAGGGACGAG GTTTGCTCTTATGATTGTTGACAGTGCCACAGTTCTATACATAATTGATTTCTCAGGTAGAGGGGAACTATCAGCGAGGCAAATGCAGAGGGCCAAGTTTCTATGGAGTCTTCAAAAATTAGCCGACGAG TCTGGAGTTGCTGTGGTTATCACGAATCAGGTAGAGGCACAAGTGGATGGCTCTGCCATGTTTGCGGGGCCACAGGTGAATCCTATCGGTGGGAACATCATGGCGCATGCTTCCACAACCAGGCTTGCTCTTCGCAAGGGAAGAGGCGAAGAGTGA